AGCGGTGGAGCCTGCTCATCCTGCGGGAGACGTTCTTCGGCGTGCGGCGCTACGGCGAGTTCGCGCGCAACCTGTCGATCCCGCGCCCGACGTTGTCCGCCCGGCTGAAGACCCTCGTCGACGCGGGCGTGCTGGAGCGCGTCGACCCGGTGCCGGAGTACGTGCTGACGCGGGCCGGGCGGGACCTCTTCGGCGCCGTCGTCACACTCATGCAGTGGGGCGACCGGCACCTCGCGGGGCCAGACGGACCGTCGATCCTGTTGCG
This window of the Amycolatopsis balhimycina FH 1894 genome carries:
- a CDS encoding winged helix-turn-helix transcriptional regulator produces the protein MNDLGHRFTADSVGRALDLVGERWSLLILRETFFGVRRYGEFARNLSIPRPTLSARLKTLVDAGVLERVDPVPEYVLTRAGRDLFGAVVTLMQWGDRHLAGPDGPSILLRHKDCGEIAESYVACRHCGGEIATDRVTPEPGPAYVSEVDG